From Pseudanabaena sp. PCC 6802, one genomic window encodes:
- a CDS encoding Hsp20/alpha crystallin family protein: MHASFAHPQWHPPADLHETPTALIVKVEIAGLADEDFEICLYENALTIEGERAWEMPEGDRQYHAVNIQYGSFRLDVPLKHKIDCDRVQARYDRGFLYVMLPKMEVES, translated from the coding sequence ATGCATGCAAGTTTTGCTCACCCGCAGTGGCACCCCCCTGCCGACCTGCACGAAACCCCCACAGCGTTAATTGTCAAAGTAGAAATTGCTGGTTTAGCAGATGAAGATTTTGAGATTTGTCTCTATGAAAATGCCCTGACGATCGAAGGGGAGAGAGCGTGGGAAATGCCCGAGGGAGATCGGCAATATCATGCGGTGAACATTCAATACGGATCGTTTCGTCTAGACGTACCCCTCAAACATAAGATCGATTGCGATCGCGTTCAGGCTCGCTACGATCGCGGTTTTCTCTACGTCATGCTACCGAAAATGGAGGTGGAGTCGTGA
- the lon gene encoding endopeptidase La, which translates to MTHAGSSNAGNNNEYIPEIPDALPVLPLIDTVVVPMAVAPIVVGHQRSIDLVDEVMRTNRLLALVAQRDPEAHPAGPDDIYRVGTAAIIHRLLRLPDGTLQLVVQGLERIRILDFLQIEPFLVARIDRAPERTVVNMEIEALRRTLGDLFRKLVPLTNDIPDELASAGDNISDPRMFAYLVTAMMPMETTVRQEVLELDDTADKLKRLINLMQQELAVRELQQQIASDAREKISKTQREYILREQLKSIQQELGEEDTEQAEIQELRQQMEAANLPAEAHKEAFRELSRLERLPAISPEYGTIRTYLDWMVSLPWNATTGSAIDLVCAGQILDEDHYDLERIKDRILEYLAVKKLKADRQAQSGLQSQSQRETENTDRKETDSMTESIFDDSRREPILCFVGPPGVGKTSLGQSIARAMGRKFVRISLGGIHDEAEIRGHRRTYIGALPGRLIHALRRAETADPVFMFDEVDKLGRGFQGDPAAALLEVLDPAQNHAFVDTYLSVPFDLSRVLFICTANTIETIPSPLLDRMEILSLSGYTEMEKLHIARRYLLPKQLRANGLQLHELKIPDADLQRIIREYTREAGVRNLEREIGTVIRKVARKIVEGATTPITIEAEQIPDYLRRPRFENEVVERIDRPGIATGLAWTPAGGDVLFVEAAMMGGQEERLVLTGMLGDVMRESAQAALSYVHSNAEKLGIDPKTFVGKVVHVHVPAGATPKDGPSAGVTMVAAIASLASGRLVRNDVAMTGEITLRGKVLPVGGIREKMLAAYRAGVKTVILPQRNQPDLEDVPDEVQRDLKFVFATAAEEVLAAALAPV; encoded by the coding sequence GTGACTCACGCAGGTTCGAGCAATGCTGGAAATAATAACGAGTATATTCCCGAGATTCCCGACGCGCTTCCGGTTTTACCGCTAATCGATACCGTGGTCGTACCCATGGCAGTAGCTCCCATTGTGGTGGGACACCAGCGCTCGATCGATCTAGTAGATGAGGTAATGCGTACCAATCGCCTGTTGGCATTAGTGGCTCAGCGCGATCCGGAAGCACATCCAGCGGGGCCAGACGATATCTACCGCGTCGGTACCGCCGCCATTATCCACCGACTCCTGCGGTTGCCAGATGGAACCTTACAACTGGTCGTGCAGGGATTAGAACGAATTCGGATTCTAGATTTTTTGCAGATAGAACCGTTTCTGGTGGCGAGAATTGACAGAGCGCCCGAACGCACGGTGGTAAATATGGAAATAGAAGCCCTGCGCCGTACCCTGGGCGACCTGTTTCGCAAACTCGTGCCTTTAACAAACGATATTCCCGACGAACTGGCATCTGCTGGCGACAATATCAGCGACCCGCGCATGTTTGCCTATCTGGTGACAGCGATGATGCCGATGGAAACTACAGTGCGGCAGGAAGTGTTGGAATTGGATGACACCGCAGATAAACTAAAACGGTTGATTAACTTGATGCAGCAGGAGCTAGCTGTCCGGGAGTTGCAACAGCAAATTGCTTCTGATGCCCGGGAAAAAATTTCCAAAACTCAACGGGAATATATTTTAAGAGAACAATTAAAGTCGATTCAGCAAGAACTGGGCGAGGAGGATACCGAGCAAGCCGAAATTCAAGAGTTGCGCCAACAGATGGAAGCAGCCAATCTACCTGCAGAAGCGCACAAAGAAGCCTTCCGAGAATTATCGCGACTGGAGCGCTTGCCCGCAATATCGCCGGAGTATGGTACGATCCGCACCTATCTCGACTGGATGGTGAGCCTACCCTGGAATGCCACGACTGGCAGCGCGATCGACCTCGTTTGTGCGGGTCAAATCCTCGATGAAGATCATTATGACTTGGAACGGATCAAAGACCGGATTTTAGAATACTTAGCGGTCAAAAAACTGAAAGCAGATCGTCAGGCTCAGTCAGGTTTACAGTCTCAATCTCAGCGGGAGACTGAGAATACCGATCGCAAAGAAACTGATAGCATGACTGAGAGCATTTTTGATGACAGCCGTCGAGAACCAATCCTGTGTTTTGTGGGACCGCCCGGTGTCGGCAAAACCTCTCTCGGACAGTCCATTGCCCGCGCCATGGGGCGCAAGTTCGTGCGTATCAGTCTGGGTGGCATTCACGACGAAGCCGAAATTCGCGGCCATCGCCGTACCTATATTGGAGCTTTACCCGGTCGCCTGATTCACGCCTTGCGACGAGCAGAAACTGCCGATCCCGTGTTTATGTTTGATGAGGTAGATAAGCTAGGCAGAGGCTTTCAAGGCGATCCGGCGGCTGCACTCTTAGAAGTTCTCGATCCAGCTCAGAATCATGCCTTTGTGGATACTTATCTCAGCGTTCCCTTTGACTTGTCCAGGGTGCTGTTTATCTGCACGGCAAACACAATTGAAACTATTCCATCACCGTTACTCGATCGCATGGAGATTTTGAGCCTTTCTGGTTACACGGAAATGGAAAAGCTGCACATTGCCCGTCGCTATCTGCTGCCCAAACAATTGCGCGCTAACGGTTTGCAGCTGCACGAACTCAAGATTCCCGATGCCGACTTGCAACGTATTATTCGCGAGTATACCCGTGAAGCGGGAGTACGCAATTTGGAACGGGAAATCGGTACTGTGATTCGCAAAGTGGCTCGCAAAATAGTCGAAGGTGCGACAACCCCAATTACGATTGAGGCGGAACAGATTCCAGATTACTTGCGACGACCCCGGTTTGAGAATGAAGTGGTGGAACGGATCGATCGCCCTGGCATTGCCACCGGCCTGGCATGGACTCCCGCAGGTGGAGACGTATTGTTTGTCGAAGCTGCAATGATGGGCGGACAGGAGGAACGGTTAGTACTGACAGGGATGTTGGGGGATGTGATGCGCGAATCGGCGCAGGCGGCTCTATCCTACGTGCATTCCAATGCGGAGAAACTCGGTATCGACCCCAAAACCTTTGTGGGTAAAGTGGTACACGTCCACGTACCTGCAGGGGCAACTCCTAAAGATGGGCCTTCGGCGGGGGTGACGATGGTAGCAGCGATCGCCTCCCTTGCCTCTGGCCGCTTGGTAAGGAACGATGTGGCTATGACTGGCGAAATTACGCTGCGCGGGAAAGTGCTACCTGTAGGCGGTATTCGTGAAAAAATGCTGGCTGCCTATCGAGCAGGAGTAAAAACGGTGATTTTGCCGCAGCGCAACCAACCAGATCTGGAGGACGTGCCCGATGAAGTGCAACGCGACCTGAAGTTTGTGTTTGCAACTGCTGCTGAGGAGGTGTTGGCGGCTGCCCTGGCACCTGTATGA